The genome window GCGATCAGTTCGCTCGTGGTCATGGCATTCCTCCTGCGGTGATGGCGCTGTCACGTCTGGTACGATAGCACCGCCGGCCCGCGATGGCCTTGATGCAGGTCAAGGGCGAGCGGTCTTCCGTGGGGGGTTGCCTCGCCGGCGGTGCCGGGTGTATGCTGTGCGGCGGTCTGTCGATGCACCGCCCCCGGCTCCTGAGGGGCCGGTATGTTACTGGAGGTTATTCCCTTGACCCTGCCGTTGCTGCTGACCCTGCTCCCCATCGTAGTCATCCTCGTCATGCTTCTGGTGTTCCGCAAGGCCGCCGATGTGAGCGGCATCATCGGCTGGTTCGCCATCTCGGTGGTGGCCTGGCTCGGATTCCAGACCACGCCGGAAGTCATCATCCGCTCCACCGCCGCCGGCTTTATCCGCTCCTTTTCCGTGTCGCTCATCGTGGCCACGTCGCTCCTTCAGATGGCGCTCATGGAGAAGACCGGCGCGCTCCGGCGGATCACCATCTTCATCAGGACCATTGCCAGCGACAACCGGGCCGTGCAGATCATGATGATCAACATCGGTTTCGGGACCCTCATGGTGGCCGTGGGGGCCACGCCGGTCTCGATCCTGCCGCCGATCCTGCTGGCCATGGGCTACTCCACCTACGTGGCCATCGCCCTGCCGGCCATCGGCTATGACTCCCTCTGCACCTATGCGCTCCTGGGCGCGCCCATCGTGGTCTTCGTGGATCTCGCCAACAGTTTTCTCGGCAAGGGGAACGAGATCGCCCTTCACCAGGCCGGCATGGTCTTTTACATGTTTCTGCCGGTGGTTTCCACCATGATCGGGTTCTGCATGCTCTGGATCGTGGGGAAATGGCAGGCGATCCGGGAGGGGTGGCTCCCCTGCCTCCTCACCGGCGCGGTCATCGGCGTGGTGGCCCGCTTCACCAACCAGTACGACAACCTGGTGGTGTTGACGGGCGTCCTCTGCGGCATCGCCGTCATTGCCGCCATGGCGGCCTACCTGGTTGTCACCGGCGGCAAAGTGATCGACCGCTCCCTCCTCTCCGCCGAGGAGCGGGAATTCGCCGCAGCCATGCCCCTCTGGCGGGCTTTCATGCCGTGGACCCTCCTCGTTATCCTTATTCTCGTCCTGAACGTTCCCCAGGACCTTTTCTCCTGGCTCTACCGGACCATGAAACTGCCCATCACGGGCCTCACGGCCGACGGCAAGCCCCTGGACACGCGGGCCCTGTGGCAGGCCTACACCTGGATCCTGGTCAGCACCATCCTGGCCGTGCCGTTCCTGAAGCCCACGGGGGAGCAGCTCCGTGAAACGCTCCGGGTCTGGGCCCGGCGGGCACCCCGGCCGGTGTTCGCGGCAGCCGTTTTCTTCGCCATCGGCGAGATCATGAACATGGCGGGCTACGACATGGCGGCGGACCGGTTCGTGGTGCCGAGCATGGTCAAGGTGCTGGCCGATTCCTCGGCCCTGGCCTTCCAGGGGATGTACGGGGAGGTTGTAGCGTTCATCGGGCTCTTCGGCGGGTTCATCACCGGCAGCGAGGCATCGACCATCGCCATGTTCGCCAAGTACACCATGACCACGGCCAAGAACCTGGACATGCCGCTGTCGGGGCTGATCATAGTCACGGCGGGGCTCGCCTTCGGCGGCGGGCTTGCCAGCGTCATCTCGCCCGCCAAGCTCCAGAACGCTGCCGCAGCCATCGACAGGATCGGCGAGGAGGGGAAGGTGATCCGCATCGCCTTTGTCTTCGCGCTCCTGCTCACCCTGGTCACCTCCCTGTTTGTGGTTGTTCTGCTCACGGTCAACGGCATGGGGAGAGTTTAGTGAGCCCGGAGGGGCGGGGATGAGGGCGGTTGAACTTTTCTGCGGCATCGGCGGCTTCGCCGCCGCGGTGGAGGGGACGGGCGTCCACGTGGTGGCGGCCCTGGATCAGGACGACGCGGCCCTTGCCACCTACCGGCTCAATTTTCCCGGCCACGGTGCGCGGAAGGTGGATCTGGAGCGGGTGAGCGCCTGGGAGTTGACCGCAGGAGGGGTAGACCTCTGGTGGCTGTCACCCCCGTGCCAGCCTTACTGCGAACGGGGCGTCCGCCGGGATCTGGCCGATCCCCGGGCCCGAAGCCTCGTGCATATCCTTGATCTGACCGCCAGGATGTCCGATGAGGCTCTGCCGCGCCATCTGGCCCTGGAGAACGTTGCCGGCTTCGTCGGCTCCGAAGCCCACGGCCGGCTCACCGAGGTACTGGCGTCACGGGGATACCGGCTGCAGGAGCGGCTGCTCTGCCCCACGGAGCTGGGCATCCCCTCCCGTCGCCCCCGCTACTATCTGGCCGCCTCCCGGCAAGCCCTGGCATCGGTGGAGACATCCTCGCCACTGCCCCGCAAGCCCTTGGCCGAGTACCTTGATCCCCTGCCGGCAAACGGTCAGCCGGCCGAACTCCTGCTCTCCCCCTCCATCGTGGAACGGTTCGGTGCCGGCTTCCGCATTCTCGATCCCGCCGATTCCGATGCCTACACCACCTGCTTCACTTCGGGCTACGGCAGGTCCCTCACGGCGTCGGGGGCCTACCTGCGCTGCAACGACGGTGTCAGGCGATTTTCTCCCGAGGAGATCGCCCGCCTCCTGCATTTTCCCCAGTCGTTCCGCTTTCCGGAAGAGGTGCCGCTGCGCAAGCGCTGGCAATTGGTGGGGAACAGTCTGTCCGTGGCCGCGGTGCGGGAGGTGCTTCGGGCGTTGCCGTTGCCGGCTGAGGAGGGGTGATCGGGGAGAGAAATGAAAAAAGGCGGCTCAAGGCCGCCTTTTTGTGGTGAAGAAGGGAGGAGCTAGAGGATTTCCACCAGTTGGAATTCGTAGGTGAGGTCCTCGCCCGCCAGGGGGTGGTTGGCGTCGAAGGTGACGCTTTCGTCGGTCACTTCAACCACGGTTACGCCGAAGTCCTCGTCGTTCTCGTTGGAGATGACCAGTTCCTGCCCCACTTCGGGGGTCAGGTCGGGGGGGAGATCGGAGCGCTCCACGGTGAAGACCTTCTCCTCGTCGTACTCGCCGAAGCCTTCCACCGCCGGGATGACCACGGTCTTCTTCTCACCCGGGGCCATGCCGATCAGCGCCTCCTCGATCTTCTCGAAAAACTCGCCACCCCCGATGGTCAGGGCCATGGGGCCGCTCTCCTCGCAGCCGCAGCCACCGTCGCCGCAGTCATCGGATTCGCAATCGTCCGTGTCGCATCCAGCCCCTTCGAGGGTGCTGTCGAAAACCGTTCCGTCTTCCAGGGTGCCGGTGAAATCGATCGTTACCCGGTCACCTTTTTGTGCTTGTGCCATTGTTGTTCCCTTTTTGTGTAATGATGTTTCTGCCTCTCTAGAGTACAGGTGCGAGGGGTAAACAGTCCACCAAAAAATCGTGCCGGCCGGCGGTTAACCCGGTGCCTTCGCGGTTAAAATCGTGTAAGATGAGCGGCCACGCCATTCCCGGACCAAAGGAGTTCCGCCATGACCGATACCCTGATACCCCGCACCCCCTCGGCCTACGACTATCCCCTGCTCATCAAGAACCTGTTCCGCAACCCCGTGGTCGACAACCCGGACCAGGAAATCATCTACCGGGGCGTGGTCCGTCACACCTACCGCGACGTGCGCCAGCGGGTCCGGCGCCTGGCCAACGTCCTGACGGGCCTGGGGGTCAAGGCGGGCGATACCGTGGCGGTCATGGATTGGGACAGCCACCGCTATCTGGAGCTTTTTTTCGCCGTGCCCATGATCGGCGCTGTGCTCCATACCATCAACGTCCGCCTCTCGCCGGAGCAGATCCTCTACACTATCGACCATGCCGAGGACGATCTGCTGCTGGTGAACGGCGAGTTCCTCCCCATCCTTGAGCAGATCAGGGGCAGGATCGGCACGGTGCGGGGGTATGTGCTCCTCACCGACGAGGAGATTATGCCCGAAAGCCACATCCCCTTTGTGGGGGAGTACGAGGCGCTCCTGGCCGAGGCTGCCACCGACTATGAGTTTCCCGATTTCGACGAGAACTCCCGGGCAACCACCTTCTATACCACCGGCACCACCGGCCTCCCCAAGGGGGTCTATTTCAGCCATCGTCAACTGGTGCTCCACACCCTGGGGGTCATGGCATCCCTCGGCACGGCCTCCGCCCATGGCCGCCTCCACCAGGGGGACGTCTACATGCCCATCACCCCCATGTTCCACGTCCATGCCTGGGGCATGCCCTACCTGGCCACCATGCTCGGCATCAAGCAGGTCTATCCGGGGCGCTACTCGCCCGACCTGCTCCTGGAGCTCATCGAAAAGGAACGGGTCACCTTCACCCACTGCGTTCCCACCATCCTCCACATGCTCCTCAGGCATCCCCATGCCAAACGGGTGGACCTGGCAGGGCTCAAGATGATCATCGGCGGGGCCGCCATGTCCCGGGCCCTCTGCTGCGAGGCGCTGGAGCGCGGCATCGATGTTTTCACCGGCTACGGCATGTCCGAAACCTGCCCCATCCTGACCATCTCGCGCCTCACGCCTGAAATGCTGGCGAGGGAGCCGGCGCAGCAGGCCGAGATCCGCTGCCTCACGGGTCTGTCGCTTCCGTTCGTGGACCTGCGGGTGGTGGACCCGGAATCCGGCGCCGAGCAGCCCCGGGACGGCCGGAGCGCCGGCGAGATCGTGGTGCGCGCCCCCTGGCTGACCCAGGGGTACCTGAAGGACCACCGCACCTCGGAAAAGCTCTGGGAGGGAGGCTTCCTCCACACCGGTGACGTGGCCGTGCGGGACGAGCGGGGATACGTGCGGATCACCGACCGGACCAAGGACGTGATCAAGGTGGCGGGGGAGTGGGTGTCCTCGCTGGAGCTGGAGGACATCCTGGCCCATCATCCTGCCGTGGCCGAAGTGGCGGTCATCGGTCAGCTCGACGAGAAATGGGGGGAGCGTCCCCTGGCCCTGGTGGTGCTGAAGCCCGAGGAGGCCGGCCGGGTGGTGGAAAAGGACCTGGCCCACTTTGTCCGGGAGTACGCCGACAAGGGGATGGTCAGCAAACAGGTGGTTCTCCTGAAGGTGCGGCTCGTGGATGCCATCGACAAGACGAGCGTGGGCAAGATCAGCAAGGTGACCCTGCGGGAGAAGTACCTGGCGTAGGATGGCTACTCGGTGAAGGCCAGCTTCCGCTCCAGGTCCATGGAGCGGGTGATCTGCTTGGCCTGGTCGAAGGTAATGACGTCCTTCTCGCACAGTTCCAGCAGGTGCTGGTCAAGGGTCTGCATCTGGTAGAGGGAGCGGCCGTTTTCGATGTGCTTCTCGATCTCGTCCAGGCGCCCCTCGCGGATGCAGGCCTGGATGGTGGTTGTGGCTCGCATCACCTCCACCACGGGCAGGATGTTCTCCCCGGACTTGTCCTTGATGAGCCGCAACGACACGGTGGCCACCAGGATGTCGGCCAGGCGCTGGCGCAGGACCTCCTGGGCATCGGGGGGAAAGTGGCCGATGAGCCGGTTGATGGTGGATACGGCGCTCTGGGTGTGGAGGGTGGAAAAGACCAGGTGGCCCGTCTCCGCCGCCTTGATGCAGGCGTCGATGGTTTCCAGGTCGCGCATCTCGCCCACCATGATCACGTCGGGGTCCATCCGCAGGGACGAGCGGAGCGCCGCGCTGAAGTCGACCGTGTCGATTCCCACCTCCCGCTGGATGATGCAGCTCTTGTCCGAGGTGAAGAGGAACTCGATGGGGTCCTCGATGGTGATGATGTTGAAAGTGCAGGTCTCGTTCAGGTGGCGGATCATGGAGGCGAGCGTGGTGGACTTGCCGTTGCCCGTGGGCCCGGTGACCAGCACGAGGCCGTTGGGGGCCTTGGCGATCTCACCCAGGACCGGCGGCAGGTTGAGTTCCTCGAAGGTCCCCACGTGGGGGGGGATCACCCTCATGACGATGCCGATGCTCCCGCGCTGACGGAAGATGCTCACCCGGAAGCGCCCGCCATTGGGGAGCGAGTAGGAGGCGTCCAGTTCCCGCAGCTCGTCGGGGAGGGTCCGGTGATTCTGCTCCATGACGGCCCGGGCGATGAACTCGGTGTCCTGGGGGGTGAGTTTCGGCAGCTTGGAGCGGAGCAACTGCCCCTTGGCCCGGAAGAAAGGGGGATTGTCCACCTCGAAGTGAAGGTCGGAAACCCGCTTTTCAAAGGCAATGCCCAGAATCTGGGACAAAAGGTTCATATCCATGGCAGTACCTCGCTGCTATCTGAAAGATGCGGCCGGAAAGACCGTTCAGCGGTCGGAGGCCGTCCCCTCGGGAACCGTCCGCTCCCGTTTCCTGCGATAGAGCGCCGTCTCCAGCACCAACCCCGCCTCGCCCGCCACGAGCTCAAGCAGCTCGGTGCGCACGGGCGCTACTCCCCTGTGGCCGAAATCGCCGTAGATGAGAGCGATGACCTTGCCGCCGCAGACCAGCGGAAGCAGGATGACCGTGGGGTGGAGCGGCGCGCCGATGGTGGGGAAAAGATGCCCCTTCACTATCTCATCGTCAGTTTCGCCATAAAATGCAGCTCTTTTTTCAATGGCGTCCCGGAGCACCGACGGCCGGTCCAGGGGAATTCTCGTGCCCAGGGAGGACGGGGTTCCGGCAGCGCGATCGCCCCCCATGCCGATACTCCGCTCGACGACAAGTTCCCCCTCCCGCACGATGAGGGTCAGGGCCCGCTCAAAGGTGCCTGCCACGGTGCCCAGGAGGGCCTGGGCGATTTCCGGTGGCTCACGCAATGCCCGCAGTTCCATGAAGGCTTTGCCGAGTTGGGCCAAGGCCGCCTCGCCGCCGTCCGAGCCGCGCCGCCTCAGGTAGAGGGGAAGGGCGTCCAGGAGCCGGAGGGTGTCTTCCAGGAAGGTGTCACCGCTTGCATCCCGCACGGGACGGGGGAACACGGCCACAGCCCCATCTTTCAGAGCCTGAAGAGCGAACGCCGGCTCAAGGGGCGATGCGAGCTGGATGAGTGCAAGCCGGGGATGGTGCTCCCTGACCCTGCGCAGGAGCCGGGCTGCGTCTTCCGCTGGCAGGGGGAACCCGGGCGATGCCGGTGAATCGAGGATCAGGGTCGTTTGTCCCCCCCGCGAGGAAAGCTGTTCCGCCAAAGGGGCCAGGTCCTGCTCCTCGCTGGTCGTGACGACGGAGATTCCCGCCTGGCGGCAGACGGTTGTGACACAGTAGGAAAAAAGGTCGTCCGGGCTGAAGAGGATGGCGGAGAGAGTGGGCGCGCCACCGGCCGGCGCGGTGTTCCCGAGCCGGCCCAGAAAGGCGAAGAGCTCCTCCTGTTCTTTGTCGGACAGGTCTGCGCCCAGTTCCTGAATCGTGCGCTGGATGGAGGGGCTGCGATCCTCCAGTCCCAGAAAGACCTGGGGGATCTTCCGCTCAATCCGTTCCAGGGCGCCGAGCCCCAGGTCGTCGGCCGAGATGCTGAAATCGCCGGTCTCATCG of Geobacter anodireducens contains these proteins:
- a CDS encoding long-chain fatty acid--CoA ligase, with the protein product MTDTLIPRTPSAYDYPLLIKNLFRNPVVDNPDQEIIYRGVVRHTYRDVRQRVRRLANVLTGLGVKAGDTVAVMDWDSHRYLELFFAVPMIGAVLHTINVRLSPEQILYTIDHAEDDLLLVNGEFLPILEQIRGRIGTVRGYVLLTDEEIMPESHIPFVGEYEALLAEAATDYEFPDFDENSRATTFYTTGTTGLPKGVYFSHRQLVLHTLGVMASLGTASAHGRLHQGDVYMPITPMFHVHAWGMPYLATMLGIKQVYPGRYSPDLLLELIEKERVTFTHCVPTILHMLLRHPHAKRVDLAGLKMIIGGAAMSRALCCEALERGIDVFTGYGMSETCPILTISRLTPEMLAREPAQQAEIRCLTGLSLPFVDLRVVDPESGAEQPRDGRSAGEIVVRAPWLTQGYLKDHRTSEKLWEGGFLHTGDVAVRDERGYVRITDRTKDVIKVAGEWVSSLELEDILAHHPAVAEVAVIGQLDEKWGERPLALVVLKPEEAGRVVEKDLAHFVREYADKGMVSKQVVLLKVRLVDAIDKTSVGKISKVTLREKYLA
- a CDS encoding peptidylprolyl isomerase, whose translation is MAQAQKGDRVTIDFTGTLEDGTVFDSTLEGAGCDTDDCESDDCGDGGCGCEESGPMALTIGGGEFFEKIEEALIGMAPGEKKTVVIPAVEGFGEYDEEKVFTVERSDLPPDLTPEVGQELVISNENDEDFGVTVVEVTDESVTFDANHPLAGEDLTYEFQLVEIL
- a CDS encoding twitching motility protein PilT translates to MDMNLLSQILGIAFEKRVSDLHFEVDNPPFFRAKGQLLRSKLPKLTPQDTEFIARAVMEQNHRTLPDELRELDASYSLPNGGRFRVSIFRQRGSIGIVMRVIPPHVGTFEELNLPPVLGEIAKAPNGLVLVTGPTGNGKSTTLASMIRHLNETCTFNIITIEDPIEFLFTSDKSCIIQREVGIDTVDFSAALRSSLRMDPDVIMVGEMRDLETIDACIKAAETGHLVFSTLHTQSAVSTINRLIGHFPPDAQEVLRQRLADILVATVSLRLIKDKSGENILPVVEVMRATTTIQACIREGRLDEIEKHIENGRSLYQMQTLDQHLLELCEKDVITFDQAKQITRSMDLERKLAFTE
- a CDS encoding DNA methyltransferase, yielding MRAVELFCGIGGFAAAVEGTGVHVVAALDQDDAALATYRLNFPGHGARKVDLERVSAWELTAGGVDLWWLSPPCQPYCERGVRRDLADPRARSLVHILDLTARMSDEALPRHLALENVAGFVGSEAHGRLTEVLASRGYRLQERLLCPTELGIPSRRPRYYLAASRQALASVETSSPLPRKPLAEYLDPLPANGQPAELLLSPSIVERFGAGFRILDPADSDAYTTCFTSGYGRSLTASGAYLRCNDGVRRFSPEEIARLLHFPQSFRFPEEVPLRKRWQLVGNSLSVAAVREVLRALPLPAEEG
- a CDS encoding lactate permease yields the protein MLLEVIPLTLPLLLTLLPIVVILVMLLVFRKAADVSGIIGWFAISVVAWLGFQTTPEVIIRSTAAGFIRSFSVSLIVATSLLQMALMEKTGALRRITIFIRTIASDNRAVQIMMINIGFGTLMVAVGATPVSILPPILLAMGYSTYVAIALPAIGYDSLCTYALLGAPIVVFVDLANSFLGKGNEIALHQAGMVFYMFLPVVSTMIGFCMLWIVGKWQAIREGWLPCLLTGAVIGVVARFTNQYDNLVVLTGVLCGIAVIAAMAAYLVVTGGKVIDRSLLSAEEREFAAAMPLWRAFMPWTLLVILILVLNVPQDLFSWLYRTMKLPITGLTADGKPLDTRALWQAYTWILVSTILAVPFLKPTGEQLRETLRVWARRAPRPVFAAAVFFAIGEIMNMAGYDMAADRFVVPSMVKVLADSSALAFQGMYGEVVAFIGLFGGFITGSEASTIAMFAKYTMTTAKNLDMPLSGLIIVTAGLAFGGGLASVISPAKLQNAAAAIDRIGEEGKVIRIAFVFALLLTLVTSLFVVVLLTVNGMGRV